One genomic segment of Deltaproteobacteria bacterium includes these proteins:
- a CDS encoding glycosyltransferase, whose protein sequence is MKVLSLSSSDNEGGASIAAYRLHKGLRELGIDASMLVGTKNTDDPSVNFAFKSPKGSGKRRRRIDSLPLRMYPNRLNSLFSPSTVPESLRKKVIEYDPDIIHLHWVCDGFLRIETLREFKKPIVWTLHDMWAFTGGCHYDDECGRFRNLCGKCPLLKSQKEKDLSHRILKRKMNSWEKVNLTIVSPSRWLGECARESTLLGKREVKIIPNGIDVEKFKPVEKGVARNILNLSPTRKLILFGAMDSTSDKRKGFHYLRGALQLLQKKWGGNAELVVFGASEPMPKPELGFKSHYMGTFRDEISLAILYSASDVIITPSIQENLSNVVLEALSCGTPTIAFHIGGMPDMIMHRENGYLARPFEIKDLAEGIDWAIQNQGRLESLSGEARKRIIAGFSLPNQSKTYRALYDDILSRRTKRNL, encoded by the coding sequence ATGAAAGTTCTTTCCCTTAGTTCTTCCGATAACGAGGGGGGTGCATCAATCGCCGCATATCGTCTTCACAAAGGACTGAGGGAACTTGGCATCGACGCATCAATGCTCGTCGGGACAAAAAATACCGACGATCCCAGCGTAAACTTTGCCTTCAAGAGCCCGAAAGGTTCGGGGAAGAGAAGGAGAAGAATCGATTCACTCCCTTTGAGAATGTATCCAAATAGGCTGAATTCACTCTTTTCACCCTCCACAGTTCCCGAATCCCTTCGAAAAAAGGTTATTGAATATGATCCCGACATCATCCACCTCCACTGGGTCTGTGATGGGTTTCTGCGAATCGAGACCCTGAGAGAATTCAAGAAGCCGATTGTCTGGACCCTTCACGATATGTGGGCATTTACCGGTGGCTGCCATTACGATGATGAATGTGGACGCTTCCGGAATTTATGCGGAAAGTGCCCCCTTCTTAAATCTCAGAAGGAAAAAGATCTATCCCACAGAATATTGAAGCGGAAAATGAATTCCTGGGAGAAGGTGAATCTTACGATCGTCAGCCCAAGCAGGTGGCTCGGCGAATGTGCGAGGGAAAGTACCCTCCTCGGTAAAAGGGAGGTAAAAATAATCCCGAACGGGATCGACGTCGAGAAATTCAAGCCGGTAGAAAAGGGGGTTGCGAGAAATATCCTCAACCTCTCGCCTACGAGAAAACTCATACTTTTCGGGGCAATGGACAGCACTAGCGATAAAAGAAAAGGATTTCATTACCTGCGTGGAGCACTCCAGTTGTTGCAAAAAAAATGGGGGGGAAATGCAGAGTTAGTCGTTTTCGGAGCATCTGAACCAATGCCAAAACCCGAATTGGGATTCAAGTCTCACTACATGGGAACATTCCGAGACGAGATCAGCCTGGCGATCCTCTATTCCGCCTCCGATGTGATAATCACACCATCCATCCAGGAAAACCTGTCAAATGTCGTCCTCGAAGCGCTTTCGTGCGGTACGCCCACAATTGCCTTCCATATTGGGGGGATGCCCGACATGATAATGCACAGGGAAAACGGATATCTTGCACGCCCTTTTGAAATTAAAGATCTCGCAGAAGGAATCGACTGGGCCATTCAAAACCAGGGCAGGCTGGAATCCTTATCAGGAGAAGCACGGAAAAGAATTATAGCCGGATTCTCCCTTCCGAACCAGTCGAAAACATACAGGGCTCTTTATGATGATATACTGTCTCGCAGAACTAAGAGGAACCTTTGA
- a CDS encoding FkbM family methyltransferase gives MVNENSICNPLRKDVKRSGWVNRISTKLILKKLKKTPRYTPNFIKIEGLNLSYPDSASFVSMYKSIFVKKMYSFRSDKESPLIIDCGANIGLSVIFFKQQFPSSTILAFEPDPYIFKHLQHNLHVNRIEGVSLINKAAWISETTLDFYTEKADGSRIAMEGETNIIKVPAVRLRDFLNREVDFLKIDIEGAEDKVMPDIADSLSHVLNLFVEYHSFSRKEQKLPEILHLIKAKGFRIHILPEIVSDRPFCEVKEYAKMDMQLNIFCWREEL, from the coding sequence ATGGTTAATGAAAATTCCATTTGCAATCCTCTGCGAAAAGATGTGAAAAGATCTGGATGGGTAAATCGAATTTCCACAAAACTGATTCTTAAAAAACTTAAAAAAACTCCCCGTTACACACCGAATTTCATAAAGATTGAGGGTCTAAACCTTTCTTATCCAGATTCAGCTTCTTTTGTGTCGATGTATAAATCGATTTTTGTAAAGAAAATGTACAGTTTCAGATCAGACAAAGAATCCCCGTTGATCATTGATTGCGGTGCAAATATAGGGTTGAGCGTTATTTTCTTCAAACAGCAATTTCCATCATCAACAATTCTCGCTTTCGAACCAGATCCATACATATTTAAGCATCTTCAACATAACCTCCATGTCAACCGTATTGAAGGGGTCAGCCTAATCAACAAAGCCGCCTGGATTTCTGAAACAACCTTGGATTTTTATACAGAAAAGGCCGATGGAAGCAGGATAGCCATGGAAGGAGAAACAAACATAATAAAAGTTCCGGCGGTAAGATTACGCGATTTCCTTAACAGGGAAGTTGACTTTCTCAAAATAGATATCGAAGGGGCAGAAGATAAGGTCATGCCAGATATTGCCGATTCTCTTTCTCATGTCCTCAATCTTTTTGTCGAATACCATTCTTTTTCAAGGAAGGAACAAAAACTCCCTGAAATTCTTCACCTAATCAAAGCAAAAGGATTTCGTATCCACATCCTGCCAGAAATAGTTTCGGACAGACCTTTTTGTGAAGTCAAGGAGTATGCAAAAATGGATATGCAATTGAACATCTTCTGCTGGAGAGAGGAGTTATGA
- a CDS encoding glycosyltransferase → MAKHKIRDQCEYIARDEFFNGWKQAFEYHGHRVLIDGRNSYLLPPKLAYSFPRLYRFFHRLLKKTGIIPFDEYLLSKSIGKKARSNNVDLIFTEINDFLDGKVVKKYLNQGLLTQWFGVYPDMVSEKVRKRLADYDMVWCPVEYEEMLKEGGVNFSRFFYLGASFDEKMLYHQPDLNYSHDVSFVGGITGHHKGRIEILEKVAENYESFAFWGYGIEYVKKNSILRERFKGRAEIDDMRKIYSSSKISINIPLDNYERVSKGFNARLFEIPPCRGALQMVQHNENVADFFVPGEEVICFHGVDDLVEKIRYYLQNEDERRKVVENAFNKSFDFTYKNRAEKLLEIATGKYR, encoded by the coding sequence ATGGCGAAACACAAAATTAGGGATCAGTGTGAGTACATTGCCCGTGATGAGTTCTTTAACGGTTGGAAACAGGCCTTTGAGTATCATGGACACAGGGTTCTAATCGACGGCAGAAACAGCTATCTTCTCCCCCCGAAGCTTGCTTATTCGTTCCCCAGATTATACAGGTTTTTTCACAGGCTGCTCAAAAAGACGGGAATTATCCCGTTCGATGAGTACCTCCTGTCAAAATCGATCGGGAAAAAGGCACGAAGCAACAACGTCGATTTAATTTTCACTGAAATTAATGATTTTCTCGATGGAAAAGTGGTAAAGAAATATCTCAATCAAGGGCTTCTCACCCAGTGGTTCGGTGTATATCCCGATATGGTCTCCGAGAAAGTGCGAAAAAGGCTTGCAGATTATGACATGGTCTGGTGCCCGGTGGAGTATGAGGAGATGCTGAAAGAGGGAGGGGTAAATTTCTCGAGGTTTTTCTATCTCGGGGCCAGTTTCGATGAAAAAATGCTCTACCATCAGCCCGATCTCAACTATTCCCACGATGTGTCCTTCGTAGGGGGGATAACTGGACACCACAAAGGGAGAATCGAGATCTTGGAAAAAGTAGCCGAGAATTACGAGAGCTTCGCGTTTTGGGGATACGGGATCGAATATGTAAAAAAAAACAGCATATTGAGGGAAAGGTTCAAAGGTAGAGCCGAGATCGATGATATGAGAAAGATTTATTCATCCTCTAAGATTTCCATCAATATTCCGCTGGACAACTATGAAAGAGTCTCGAAGGGATTCAATGCACGGTTGTTCGAAATCCCCCCTTGCAGGGGGGCCCTGCAAATGGTTCAGCACAATGAAAATGTCGCGGATTTTTTCGTCCCCGGTGAAGAAGTGATATGTTTCCATGGTGTGGATGATCTTGTAGAAAAGATTCGATATTACTTGCAAAATGAGGATGAACGGAGAAAAGTTGTTGAAAATGCGTTCAATAAATCATTTGATTTCACATATAAAAATCGTGCAGAGAAGTTATTAGAAATTGCCACAGGGAAATACAGATAG